In Shewanella sp. VB17, a single genomic region encodes these proteins:
- the fusA gene encoding elongation factor G — translation MARTTPIEHYRNIGICAHVDAGKTTTTERVLFYTGVSHKIGEVHNGAATMDWMEQEQERGITITSAATTAFWSGMEAQYSEHRINIIDTPGHVDFTIEVERSLRVLDGAVVVFCGSSGVEPQSETVWRQADKYHVPRIVFVNKMDRAGADFDSVIEQIRNRLGATCVPVQMNIGAEEEFKGVIDLIKMKAINWSESDQGTSFSYEDIPAELADKAADMREYLVETAAEASDELMEKYLEEGELSEQEIKAALRQRTLANEIILATCGSAFKNKGVQAVLDAVIDYLPSPVEVHAIKGLGEKEEEVLCPADDEAPFAALAFKIATDPFVGTLTFIRVYSGVLETGAAVYNSVKEKRERIGRMVQMHANDRQEIKEVRAGDIAAAIGLKDVTTGDTLCDISRKVILERMDFPEPVITIAVEPRSQADEQKMGIALQKLAAEDPSFRVETDPESGQTLISGMGELHLDIIVDRMRREFSVNCNVGKPQVAYRETIRSSVEVEGKFVRQSGGRGQFGHVWLKLEPQEEGFGYEFVNEIVGGAVPKEYIPSVDKGIQEQMKSGVIAGFPLLDVKVSLFDGSYHDVDSNEMAFKVAGSMGFKKGALEADPVLLEPCMKVEVTTPEDYMGDVVGDLNRRRGLIEGMDDGIAGVKLVHATVPLSEMFGYATDLRSATQGRASYSMEFLKYSDAPPNIAKAVMDARG, via the coding sequence GTGGCTCGTACAACTCCTATTGAGCATTATCGTAATATTGGTATTTGTGCTCATGTTGACGCAGGAAAAACCACAACGACAGAACGCGTTCTGTTCTATACCGGTGTTTCTCATAAGATCGGTGAGGTTCATAATGGCGCAGCCACGATGGACTGGATGGAACAGGAGCAGGAGCGTGGCATTACCATTACTTCTGCTGCAACTACTGCGTTTTGGAGTGGTATGGAGGCTCAGTATTCTGAGCACCGTATTAACATTATCGATACCCCTGGGCATGTGGACTTCACGATTGAAGTTGAACGTTCATTACGGGTGCTTGATGGTGCTGTGGTTGTTTTCTGTGGCTCATCAGGTGTTGAACCACAATCTGAAACTGTTTGGCGTCAAGCTGATAAGTATCATGTACCGCGTATAGTGTTCGTCAATAAGATGGATCGTGCTGGTGCAGACTTTGATAGTGTGATTGAACAGATCCGCAACCGTCTGGGAGCAACTTGTGTACCGGTTCAAATGAACATTGGTGCAGAAGAAGAGTTTAAAGGCGTGATTGACTTGATTAAAATGAAGGCCATTAACTGGTCTGAAAGCGATCAAGGGACATCATTCTCCTATGAGGATATTCCTGCTGAGTTGGCTGATAAAGCTGCCGATATGCGTGAATACTTAGTTGAAACAGCCGCTGAGGCATCTGATGAACTGATGGAGAAATACCTTGAAGAAGGTGAGCTATCAGAACAAGAGATTAAAGCTGCTCTGCGTCAACGTACTCTTGCTAATGAGATCATACTCGCGACCTGTGGTTCTGCATTTAAGAACAAGGGTGTGCAAGCGGTTCTCGATGCTGTTATTGATTATTTGCCATCTCCGGTTGAGGTCCATGCAATAAAGGGCCTTGGTGAGAAAGAAGAAGAAGTTTTGTGTCCTGCGGACGACGAAGCCCCTTTTGCTGCTTTGGCATTTAAAATTGCAACAGACCCATTTGTCGGTACATTAACTTTTATACGCGTTTATTCGGGTGTATTAGAGACGGGTGCTGCGGTCTATAATTCAGTGAAAGAAAAGCGGGAACGCATCGGTCGTATGGTGCAAATGCACGCAAACGATCGCCAAGAGATTAAAGAAGTTCGCGCTGGTGACATCGCAGCTGCTATTGGTCTTAAGGACGTCACTACAGGTGATACACTTTGTGATATTAGTCGCAAAGTCATCTTAGAGCGTATGGATTTTCCTGAGCCAGTTATTACGATAGCGGTGGAGCCAAGATCCCAAGCAGATGAGCAAAAGATGGGAATTGCTTTGCAAAAGCTTGCAGCTGAAGATCCCTCTTTTCGTGTTGAAACCGATCCTGAATCTGGTCAAACACTGATATCTGGTATGGGAGAGTTACATTTAGACATCATCGTTGACCGTATGCGTCGCGAATTCAGTGTTAATTGTAATGTAGGTAAACCACAAGTCGCTTATCGTGAAACGATTCGCTCGAGTGTAGAAGTCGAAGGTAAATTTGTACGTCAATCAGGTGGCCGAGGTCAATTTGGTCACGTGTGGTTGAAGCTAGAGCCTCAAGAAGAAGGTTTTGGTTACGAATTTGTCAACGAGATTGTTGGTGGTGCTGTTCCAAAAGAATACATCCCATCAGTAGATAAAGGTATTCAAGAGCAGATGAAGAGCGGTGTTATCGCAGGCTTCCCTCTTTTGGATGTCAAGGTTAGTTTGTTTGACGGTTCATATCATGATGTGGACTCAAATGAAATGGCCTTTAAGGTTGCAGGATCTATGGGTTTTAAAAAGGGCGCTTTAGAAGCTGACCCCGTACTTTTAGAACCTTGCATGAAAGTCGAAGTAACAACTCCTGAGGATTATATGGGAGATGTTGTTGGGGACCTCAACCGACGTCGTGGTTTGATCGAAGGTATGGATGACGGCATTGCCGGCGTCAAACTCGTTCATGCTACTGTACCGTTATCGGAAATGTTTGGATATGCAACTGATTTGCGCTCAGCGACTCAGGGTCGTGCTTCTTACTCTATGGAGTTTTTGAAGTACTCTGATGCGCCGCCAAACATTGCTAAAGCGGTTATGGATGCACGAGGCTAA
- the tuf gene encoding elongation factor Tu → MAKEKFERNKPHVNVGTIGHVDHGKTTLTAAISAVLSKVYGGEVKDFAQIDNAPEERERGITINTSHIEYDTPARHYAHVDCPGHADYVKNMITGAAQMDGAILVVAATDGPMPQTREHILLSRQVGVPFIIVFMNKCDMVDDEELLELVEMEVRELLSEYDFPGDDLPVIQGSALKALEGEKAYEDKIVELAEALDTYIPEPERAIDGAFLLPIEDVFSISGRGTVVTGRVERGIIKVGEAVEIVGIKDTTTTTCTGVEMFRKLLDEGRAGENCGVLLRGTKREDVERGQVLAKPGSINPHTTFQSEIYVLSKEEGGRHTPFFKGYRPQFYFRTTDVTGTIELPEGVEMVMPGDNVQMTVTLINPIAMDEGLRFAIREGGRTVGAGVVAKIIA, encoded by the coding sequence GTGGCTAAAGAAAAATTTGAACGTAATAAACCGCATGTAAACGTTGGTACAATTGGTCACGTCGATCATGGTAAAACAACGCTTACAGCTGCTATTTCTGCAGTATTGTCAAAAGTTTATGGTGGTGAAGTTAAAGACTTCGCTCAAATCGATAACGCTCCAGAAGAGCGTGAGCGTGGTATTACAATTAATACTTCTCACATCGAATATGACACACCAGCTCGTCACTACGCACACGTAGATTGCCCAGGTCACGCCGATTATGTTAAAAACATGATCACAGGTGCTGCTCAAATGGATGGTGCAATTTTAGTGGTTGCAGCAACAGACGGCCCAATGCCACAGACTCGTGAGCACATCCTGCTTTCTCGTCAAGTTGGTGTTCCTTTCATCATCGTATTCATGAACAAATGTGACATGGTTGATGATGAAGAGCTGCTTGAGCTAGTTGAAATGGAAGTACGTGAATTGCTTTCTGAATATGACTTCCCAGGTGATGACCTTCCGGTTATTCAAGGTTCAGCGCTTAAAGCCCTTGAAGGCGAAAAAGCTTATGAAGATAAAATTGTTGAGCTTGCAGAAGCACTCGATACTTATATCCCAGAGCCAGAGCGTGCTATTGATGGCGCATTCTTGCTGCCAATCGAAGATGTATTCTCAATCTCAGGACGTGGTACAGTTGTAACTGGTCGTGTAGAGCGCGGTATCATCAAAGTGGGTGAAGCAGTAGAAATCGTTGGTATCAAAGATACAACAACGACAACGTGTACTGGTGTCGAAATGTTCCGTAAACTGCTTGACGAAGGTCGTGCAGGCGAGAACTGTGGTGTACTTTTACGTGGTACTAAGCGTGAAGATGTAGAACGTGGTCAAGTACTTGCTAAGCCAGGTTCAATTAATCCACATACGACTTTCCAATCGGAAATTTATGTGTTGTCAAAAGAAGAAGGTGGACGTCATACTCCATTCTTTAAAGGTTACCGCCCACAGTTTTACTTCCGTACAACGGACGTGACTGGTACTATCGAATTGCCAGAAGGCGTAGAGATGGTAATGCCTGGTGATAATGTACAAATGACGGTTACATTAATCAACCCAATCGCGATGGATGAAGGTTTACGCTTCGCTATCCGTGAAGGTGGCCGTACAGTTGGTGCTGGTGTTGTGGCTAAAATCATCGCTTAA
- the rpsJ gene encoding 30S ribosomal protein S10, producing the protein MQNQRIRIRLKGFDHRLIDQSTAEIVETAKRTGAQVRGPIPLPTRKERYTILTSPHVNKDARDQYELRTHKRLVDIVEPTEKTVDALMRLDLAAGVDVQISLG; encoded by the coding sequence ATGCAGAACCAAAGAATCCGTATCCGCTTAAAAGGATTTGATCATCGTCTGATCGATCAATCTACTGCGGAAATCGTTGAAACTGCTAAACGTACAGGCGCACAGGTTCGTGGTCCAATTCCACTGCCAACGCGTAAAGAACGTTATACCATTTTGACTTCTCCACACGTTAATAAAGATGCGCGTGACCAGTACGAACTTCGTACTCACAAACGTCTTGTTGATATCGTTGAGCCAACTGAAAAGACTGTCGATGCACTTATGCGTCTAGATCTTGCAGCGGGTGTTGACGTTCAAATTAGCTTGGGTTAA
- the rplC gene encoding 50S ribosomal protein L3: MAIGLIGRKVGMTRIFTEDGASIPVTVIEIAANRVTQVRTLETDGYRALQVTTGTKKANRINKPEAGHFAKAGVEAGRGLWEVRLADDEGVDISVGAELNVDIFADVAKVDVTGQSKGKGFQGGVKRWNFRTQDATHGNSLSHRSNGSIGQNQTPGRVFKGKKMSGHMGAERVTTQNLDVVRVDAERNLLLVKGAVPGATNGNLIIKPAVKA, from the coding sequence ATGGCTATCGGTCTTATCGGTCGTAAAGTGGGTATGACACGCATCTTCACTGAAGATGGTGCTTCTATCCCAGTAACAGTAATTGAAATAGCAGCTAACCGCGTTACTCAGGTGAGAACCTTAGAAACTGATGGTTACCGTGCACTTCAAGTGACTACTGGTACTAAAAAAGCTAATCGCATCAATAAGCCAGAAGCAGGTCACTTTGCTAAGGCTGGCGTAGAAGCCGGTCGTGGTTTATGGGAAGTGCGTTTGGCAGATGATGAAGGCGTCGACATTAGTGTCGGTGCAGAGCTAAATGTTGATATTTTCGCTGACGTTGCGAAAGTTGATGTTACAGGTCAATCTAAAGGTAAAGGTTTCCAAGGCGGTGTTAAGCGTTGGAATTTCAGAACTCAAGATGCGACGCACGGTAACTCACTTTCACATAGATCAAACGGTTCTATTGGTCAAAACCAAACACCTGGTCGCGTTTTCAAAGGTAAGAAAATGTCAGGCCACATGGGTGCAGAGCGTGTTACAACTCAAAATCTAGACGTGGTACGTGTAGATGCAGAGCGCAACTTGCTATTGGTTAAGGGTGCTGTTCCGGGGGCCACAAATGGCAACCTGATCATCAAACCTGCCGTTAAAGCTTAG
- the rplD gene encoding 50S ribosomal protein L4: MELVLKDAQSALEVSETTFGRDFNEALVHQVVVAYAANARQGTRAQKTRAEVVGSGKKPWRQKGTGRARAGTVKGPIWRGGGVTFAAKTQDHSQKVNKKMYRGALKSIFSELVRQDRLIVVESFSVEAPKTKELKAKLTEMNLDDVLIVTPEIDENLFLAARNLYKVDVRDVAGIDPVSLIAFDKVLVTADAIKQIEEMLG; the protein is encoded by the coding sequence ATGGAATTGGTATTGAAAGACGCCCAGAGTGCTCTTGAAGTTTCCGAAACTACCTTCGGCCGTGACTTTAATGAAGCACTGGTTCATCAGGTAGTTGTAGCTTATGCTGCAAACGCGCGTCAGGGCACTCGTGCTCAAAAGACACGCGCAGAAGTTGTTGGTTCTGGCAAAAAGCCTTGGCGCCAAAAAGGGACTGGCCGTGCACGTGCCGGTACTGTTAAAGGCCCAATCTGGCGTGGCGGTGGCGTAACATTCGCTGCTAAAACACAAGACCACAGCCAAAAAGTTAACAAAAAGATGTATCGCGGAGCGCTGAAAAGCATTTTCTCTGAGTTGGTACGTCAAGACCGTCTAATCGTGGTTGAGTCATTTAGTGTTGAAGCGCCTAAAACCAAAGAGCTAAAAGCTAAATTGACTGAAATGAACCTAGATGATGTGTTGATTGTTACTCCAGAAATTGACGAGAACTTGTTCTTAGCAGCGCGTAACTTGTACAAAGTTGACGTTCGTGATGTCGCTGGTATTGATCCAGTTAGCCTGATCGCATTCGACAAAGTACTGGTAACTGCGGATGCTATTAAGCAAATCGAGGAGATGCTGGGATGA
- the rplW gene encoding 50S ribosomal protein L23 has translation MISQERLLKVILAPHISEKSTVCAENDNTVVFRVAIDATKAEVKAAVAQLFEVEVDSVRTLVNKGKTKRTGARMGRRVDWKKAYVTLAAGAEIDFVGAE, from the coding sequence ATGATAAGCCAAGAACGTTTGCTAAAAGTTATTCTTGCACCACATATCTCTGAAAAGAGTACAGTATGTGCAGAAAATGACAACACGGTAGTTTTTCGTGTGGCTATCGACGCAACTAAAGCTGAAGTAAAGGCTGCAGTCGCTCAATTGTTCGAAGTTGAAGTTGATTCAGTTCGCACTCTAGTTAACAAAGGTAAGACTAAGCGTACCGGTGCCCGTATGGGTCGTCGTGTCGATTGGAAAAAAGCCTATGTAACTTTAGCTGCTGGTGCTGAAATCGATTTCGTCGGCGCTGAGTAA
- the rplB gene encoding 50S ribosomal protein L2, giving the protein MAIIKCKPTSAGRRHVVKVVNTDLHKGKPFAGLLAKKSKSGGRNNTGRITVRHIGGGHKQHYRIIDFKRIKDGIPAKVERLEYDPNRTANIALVLYADGERRYILAAKGMQAGDKIQSGIDAEIKVGNALPLRNIPIGSVVHAVEMKPGKGAQIARSAGTYVQVVARDGEYATLRLRSGEMRKVPVDCRATMGEVGNAEHMLRQLGKAGANRWRGIRPTVRGVAMNPVDHPHGGGEGRTSGGRHPVSPWGVPTKGYKTRSNKRTDQYIVRRRNKK; this is encoded by the coding sequence ATGGCAATTATTAAGTGTAAGCCAACTTCTGCTGGTCGTCGTCACGTAGTTAAAGTGGTGAATACTGACCTGCATAAGGGTAAACCTTTTGCTGGCCTGTTGGCTAAGAAGTCAAAAAGTGGTGGTCGTAATAATACTGGCCGTATCACAGTTCGTCACATAGGTGGTGGACACAAGCAGCATTATCGTATTATTGATTTTAAACGAATCAAAGATGGTATTCCTGCAAAAGTTGAGCGTTTGGAATATGATCCAAACCGCACAGCTAACATAGCACTTGTTTTGTATGCTGATGGTGAGCGTCGTTATATCCTTGCAGCTAAAGGCATGCAAGCTGGAGATAAAATCCAGTCAGGTATCGATGCTGAAATCAAAGTGGGTAACGCTTTGCCATTACGCAACATTCCAATAGGTAGTGTTGTACACGCAGTAGAGATGAAGCCTGGTAAAGGTGCTCAGATCGCTCGTTCAGCAGGTACTTATGTACAAGTTGTTGCTCGTGATGGCGAATATGCCACTCTACGTCTTCGCTCTGGCGAAATGCGTAAAGTGCCAGTTGATTGCCGCGCGACAATGGGTGAAGTTGGTAATGCCGAGCATATGCTACGCCAGTTAGGTAAAGCAGGTGCTAATCGCTGGAGAGGCATACGCCCTACAGTACGTGGTGTTGCAATGAACCCAGTAGACCATCCACATGGTGGTGGTGAAGGCCGTACTTCGGGTGGCCGTCATCCAGTATCTCCATGGGGTGTCCCAACTAAGGGTTATAAGACTCGTAGTAACAAACGCACCGACCAGTACATTGTACGTCGTCGCAATAAAAAGTAA
- the rpsS gene encoding 30S ribosomal protein S19, with protein MPRSLKKGPFIDLHLLKKVEKAMEAGDKKPIKTWSRRSMIIPNMIGLTIAVHNGRQHVPVFVTDEMIGHKLGEFSPTRTYRGHAADKKAKKR; from the coding sequence ATGCCACGTTCTCTCAAGAAAGGTCCATTCATTGACCTACACTTGCTGAAGAAGGTAGAGAAAGCGATGGAAGCGGGAGACAAGAAGCCTATTAAGACTTGGTCTCGTCGCTCTATGATCATCCCTAATATGATTGGGTTGACCATCGCTGTCCATAATGGTCGTCAGCACGTACCTGTGTTCGTAACTGACGAAATGATCGGCCACAAGCTTGGTGAATTTTCACCGACGCGCACTTATCGCGGCCATGCTGCAGATAAGAAAGCGAAGAAGCGATAA
- the rplV gene encoding 50S ribosomal protein L22 → MEVLAKHRFARTSPQKCRLVADQIRGLPVAKALEILTFSPKKAAVLVKKVLDSAIANAEHNEGADIDELRVGAIMIDEGPTMKRIMPRAKGRADRIIKRTSHITVVVSDR, encoded by the coding sequence ATGGAAGTTTTAGCTAAACATCGTTTTGCCCGTACGTCGCCTCAAAAGTGTCGTTTGGTTGCAGATCAAATCCGTGGACTGCCTGTTGCTAAGGCTCTTGAAATACTAACTTTCAGCCCTAAAAAAGCTGCAGTACTTGTTAAAAAAGTACTGGACTCTGCCATCGCTAATGCTGAGCACAATGAAGGTGCTGACATTGACGAGTTAAGAGTTGGAGCCATTATGATCGATGAAGGTCCAACTATGAAGCGTATCATGCCACGTGCCAAAGGCCGTGCTGATCGCATAATCAAGCGTACCAGCCACATCACTGTGGTTGTATCAGATCGCTAG
- the rpsC gene encoding 30S ribosomal protein S3: protein MGQKVHPNGIRLGITKPWISTWYADKSDYASNLTSDSEVRKFLEKKLSQASVSKIVIERPAKSVRVTIHTARPGVVIGKKGEDVEKLRNAVAKLTGIPAQINIAEIRKPELDAKLVAEGIASQLERRVMFRRAMKRAVQNAMRLGAKGIKVQVGGRLGGAEIARSEWYREGRVPLHTLRADIDYSTAESHTQYGVIGVKVWVFKGEVLDGVLPQHEEPKQQPKRKPRGK, encoded by the coding sequence ATGGGACAGAAAGTACATCCTAATGGTATCCGTTTGGGTATCACTAAGCCTTGGATCTCGACTTGGTACGCTGATAAGTCAGACTATGCCAGTAACTTAACTAGTGACAGTGAAGTGCGTAAGTTTCTTGAAAAGAAACTTAGTCAAGCATCTGTTTCTAAAATTGTTATCGAGCGTCCAGCTAAAAGTGTTCGCGTTACTATTCACACTGCCCGTCCAGGTGTTGTGATTGGTAAGAAAGGCGAAGACGTTGAGAAGCTACGCAACGCAGTTGCTAAGCTAACTGGTATTCCAGCTCAAATTAACATTGCTGAGATACGTAAGCCTGAGCTAGATGCTAAGTTGGTTGCCGAAGGCATCGCTTCGCAACTAGAGCGTCGTGTTATGTTCCGTCGTGCTATGAAGCGCGCAGTACAAAATGCAATGCGTCTTGGTGCTAAAGGTATCAAAGTTCAAGTTGGCGGCCGTCTCGGCGGTGCTGAGATTGCGCGTTCTGAGTGGTATCGTGAGGGTCGTGTACCTTTGCATACACTGCGTGCTGATATCGACTATTCAACTGCAGAGAGTCATACCCAATACGGTGTGATTGGCGTCAAAGTTTGGGTCTTCAAAGGTGAAGTTCTAGATGGCGTGCTACCTCAGCATGAAGAGCCGAAACAGCAGCCGAAGCGTAAGCCTCGCGGTAAATAG
- the rplP gene encoding 50S ribosomal protein L16: MLQPKRTKFRKMFKGRNRGLANGTEVSFGDFGLKAVGRGRLTARQIEAARRAMTRHIKRQGQIWIRVFPDKPITSKPLEVRMGKGKGNVEYWVCQIQPGKVLYEMDGVSEELAREAFALAAAKLPLKTTFVTKTVM; the protein is encoded by the coding sequence ATGCTGCAACCAAAACGAACTAAGTTTCGCAAAATGTTCAAAGGCCGCAACCGTGGTCTTGCGAACGGCACTGAAGTAAGCTTCGGTGATTTCGGTCTGAAAGCTGTTGGTCGTGGTCGTTTGACTGCGCGTCAGATCGAAGCTGCGCGTCGTGCAATGACACGTCACATTAAACGTCAAGGTCAAATCTGGATCCGCGTTTTCCCTGACAAGCCTATTACCTCTAAGCCTCTTGAAGTGCGTATGGGTAAAGGTAAGGGTAACGTTGAATACTGGGTTTGCCAGATTCAGCCAGGTAAGGTTCTTTATGAGATGGATGGTGTATCAGAGGAGCTAGCTCGTGAAGCTTTTGCTCTTGCTGCTGCTAAACTGCCTCTTAAGACGACCTTTGTAACTAAGACGGTGATGTAA
- the rpmC gene encoding 50S ribosomal protein L29 → MKASELTEKSVEDLNAELLGLLREQFNLRMQHATGQLTQTHQLKIVRRNIARVKTIITSKAGA, encoded by the coding sequence ATGAAAGCGAGCGAACTAACAGAAAAGAGCGTTGAAGATTTGAACGCTGAACTGCTTGGTCTGCTGCGTGAGCAGTTTAATCTGCGTATGCAACACGCCACTGGTCAGTTGACTCAGACTCATCAGCTTAAAATCGTGCGTCGCAACATTGCGCGCGTTAAGACCATTATTACTTCTAAGGCGGGTGCATAA
- the rpsQ gene encoding 30S ribosomal protein S17 translates to MSDNIRTLQGRVLSDKMDKSITVAIERKVKHPLYGKYLKRTTKIHAHDEQNQCTTGDVVTIRECRPLSKTKSWTLVEVITKA, encoded by the coding sequence ATGTCTGATAATATCCGTACTTTGCAGGGTCGTGTACTTAGTGACAAAATGGACAAGTCCATTACTGTTGCTATTGAGCGTAAGGTTAAGCATCCTTTATATGGGAAGTACCTTAAGCGTACAACAAAGATCCATGCACATGATGAACAAAATCAGTGTACTACTGGTGATGTCGTGACTATTCGCGAATGTCGTCCGTTATCTAAGACTAAGTCTTGGACTCTGGTTGAAGTAATTACAAAAGCTTAA
- the rplN gene encoding 50S ribosomal protein L14, whose product MIQMQSTLDVACNSGARRVQCIKVLGGSHRRYAGIGDIIKVSVKEAIPRGKAKKGDVYSAVVVRTKKGVRRPDGSVIRFDRNAAVLLNANNAPIGTRIFGPVTRELRTEQFMKIVSLAPEVL is encoded by the coding sequence ATGATCCAAATGCAATCTACTCTAGATGTTGCCTGCAACAGTGGCGCTCGTAGAGTTCAGTGTATTAAGGTCTTAGGTGGATCTCACCGTCGTTATGCCGGTATCGGCGACATCATTAAGGTTTCTGTTAAAGAAGCTATTCCTCGCGGTAAAGCGAAGAAAGGTGATGTTTATAGCGCGGTTGTGGTTCGTACTAAGAAAGGCGTTCGTCGTCCAGACGGTTCTGTCATTCGCTTCGATCGGAACGCAGCTGTTTTGCTTAACGCAAACAATGCACCGATTGGTACTCGTATTTTTGGCCCAGTGACGCGTGAATTGCGTACCGAACAGTTTATGAAAATTGTTTCTCTGGCCCCTGAAGTACTGTAA
- the rplX gene encoding 50S ribosomal protein L24 has protein sequence MAAKIRREDEIIVLAGKDKGKRAKVSQVLPTGKLIVEGLNLVKKHQKPNPQLGVAGGIIEQEAPIQASNVALFNSATGKADRVGFRFEDGQKVRFFKSNSELVK, from the coding sequence ATGGCAGCAAAAATCCGTCGCGAAGACGAAATAATCGTACTAGCAGGTAAAGATAAAGGGAAACGTGCAAAAGTTTCTCAGGTTCTTCCTACTGGTAAATTAATTGTTGAAGGTCTTAATCTTGTTAAGAAACACCAGAAGCCAAACCCACAATTGGGCGTAGCTGGCGGTATTATTGAGCAAGAAGCACCGATACAAGCATCAAACGTAGCGCTTTTCAACTCTGCCACTGGCAAAGCTGATCGCGTTGGTTTCCGATTTGAAGACGGCCAAAAAGTCCGTTTCTTTAAGTCGAACAGTGAACTCGTGAAGTAA
- the rplE gene encoding 50S ribosomal protein L5 has translation MAKLHDKYQETVSPELLKKFGFSSVMQVPRIEKITLNMGVGEAVADKKVMEHALRDMTAIAGQKPVVTVARKSVAGFKIREGYPIGCKVTLRGERMWEFLERLVDIAIPRIRDFRGMSVKSFDGRGNYAMGVREQIIFPEIEYDKIDKIRGLDVVITTSAKNDEEGLALLEAFNFPFKK, from the coding sequence ATGGCGAAACTGCATGATAAATATCAAGAGACTGTTAGCCCTGAGCTTTTAAAGAAGTTTGGTTTTAGCAGTGTCATGCAAGTCCCTCGGATTGAGAAAATCACCCTTAATATGGGTGTTGGCGAAGCTGTAGCAGACAAGAAAGTTATGGAGCATGCGCTCCGTGATATGACTGCTATTGCTGGTCAAAAGCCAGTAGTGACTGTAGCTCGTAAGTCAGTTGCTGGTTTCAAAATCCGTGAAGGCTACCCGATAGGCTGTAAGGTGACACTGCGCGGTGAGCGTATGTGGGAATTCTTAGAGCGTTTAGTTGATATCGCAATCCCGCGTATTCGTGATTTCCGTGGCATGAGCGTTAAATCGTTCGACGGCCGTGGTAACTACGCAATGGGTGTACGTGAGCAGATTATCTTTCCAGAGATCGAATACGATAAAATCGATAAGATCCGTGGCCTAGATGTTGTGATCACTACTTCTGCGAAGAATGATGAAGAAGGGCTAGCTTTGCTTGAAGCCTTTAACTTCCCATTCAAAAAATAA
- the rpsN gene encoding 30S ribosomal protein S14, whose amino-acid sequence MAKSSMKARELKRAKLVAKFAEKRLALKAVINNPTTSDDDRWDAVLKLQGLPRDSSAARQRNRCSQTGRPHGYLRKFGLSRIKLREATMRGEVPGLRKASW is encoded by the coding sequence ATGGCAAAAAGTTCAATGAAAGCACGTGAATTAAAACGTGCCAAGCTCGTGGCTAAATTCGCTGAAAAGCGTCTAGCTCTTAAAGCTGTCATTAATAATCCAACTACATCTGATGATGATCGTTGGGATGCAGTTCTTAAGTTGCAAGGTCTACCACGTGACTCTAGTGCAGCGCGTCAGCGCAATCGCTGTAGTCAAACTGGTCGCCCACATGGTTATTTACGTAAATTCGGCCTTAGCCGTATCAAATTACGTGAAGCAACTATGCGCGGTGAAGTTCCTGGCCTGCGTAAGGCCAGCTGGTAA
- the rpsH gene encoding 30S ribosomal protein S8, whose product MSMQDPIADMLTRIRNGQAANHVSVSMPSAKLKVAIAQTLKEEGYITDFAVADEAKPVLEITLKYFQGQPVVETIQRVSRPGLRIYKGKDELPKVMGGLGVAIVSTSKGLMTDRTARQNGMGGEVICYVA is encoded by the coding sequence ATGAGCATGCAAGATCCTATAGCGGATATGTTAACCCGTATTCGTAATGGCCAAGCTGCTAACCACGTATCAGTATCTATGCCTTCTGCTAAGCTAAAAGTTGCCATCGCGCAAACGCTTAAAGAAGAGGGTTATATCACTGATTTCGCCGTAGCAGATGAAGCCAAGCCTGTTCTTGAAATTACATTAAAGTATTTCCAAGGTCAGCCAGTCGTTGAGACTATCCAGCGCGTTAGCCGTCCTGGTCTTCGTATTTACAAAGGTAAAGACGAACTTCCAAAGGTGATGGGCGGACTGGGTGTCGCAATAGTATCCACTTCTAAAGGTTTGATGACTGATCGTACTGCCCGCCAAAATGGCATGGGTGGGGAAGTTATCTGCTACGTAGCATAA